The following proteins come from a genomic window of Misgurnus anguillicaudatus unplaced genomic scaffold, ASM2758022v2 HiC_scaffold_28, whole genome shotgun sequence:
- the LOC141362536 gene encoding rhotekin-2-like isoform X1: MDPPRDIQNFKRISTRSTISSCSSLAMEIKRKKIRESMFFLNEDCDIQEKLDFEMRMRAGAYKLLVASTKKEQVLDASRSLLTCNARIKAYMSEAQRRKQHQDIRRSSNSPNQVPCKGKVAISGLRIPLFWKDSEHFNSKGNEQRVAVFCLMKIGSEIFDTEMVIADPSMTDICFEGVNIFSEAKPDFEITLELYSCGLEGEGAFVNTPKKLARKLRSSFGRSSGRKLCPLLDGGDPDTFLQSNPIPQCARYSMLAYTTLGLEQAEGSFQSHSLIILQNVETSSWLPLYGNLCCQLVAQPDCMTQDMMTGYLSQQQSIEGLQRSCRLYCVLKAGRLSCYYSPEEIQAKMEPSLIIPINKDSRIRVVGKDHERTGSRLCLINPGHGDSSSHVFIAETPDVLQEWLDALWQHIYDQSQWQHACNKLMEIEVLSPRKPPLFLTKEADSVYKDLSIGSPGKFESLTDIIHNKIEETDGRYLIGQGEEKEPPHWAALFEGSRPMVVQKAILSPGKESDQSTLSPTTSSSKKRRAPPPPPDKLPYVQPASILSNQEKENCKGARPRAGRPSLDAKFSAIIQQLQKNHTSHRKNPPLGQIEPCQHPYTPKNDEFDNPENSRKNSIQDPQAPVPAPRNKLRMSFREKKNSKAW, translated from the exons ATGGATCCACCGCGGGATATTCAAAATTTTAAACGAATTAGCACCAGATCAACTATATCATCATGCTCTTCGCTCGCAATGGAGATCAAGAGAAAGAAAATAAGAGAAAGCATGTTTTTTCTAAACGAG GACTGTGATATTCAGGAGAAGTTGGATTTTGAGATGCGAATGAGAGCAGGGGCTTACAAACTTCTGGTTGCCAGTACTAAGAAAGAGCAGGTGTTGGATGCATCCAGGAGTCTGTTAACGTGTAATGCAAGAATTAAAGCCTACATGAGTGAAGCACAAAGGAGAAAACAGCACCAGGATATCAGAAG gtcTTCAAACTCTCCAAATCAAGTTCCTTGTAAAGGAAAGGTAGCCATATCTG GTCTGCGAATCCCATTGTTTTGGAAAGATTCTGAACATTTCAACAGCAAAGGAa ATGAACAGAGGGTGGCAGTCTTCTGCTTGATGAAAATTGGCTCTGAGATTTTTGACACAGAAATGGTGATTGCAGACCCATCAATGACTGATATTTGCTTTGAGGGTGTAAATATATT CTCTGAGGCTAAGCCAGACTTTGAAATAACATTGGAGCTGTATAGCTGTGGACTAGAAGGGGAGGGAGCCTTTGTGAACACTCCAAAAAAACTGGCCAGGAAGCTGCGCTCTTCATTTGGCAGATCTTCAGGAAGGAAACTCTGCCCCCTTCTGGATGGAGGAGACCCAGATACTTTCCTTCAGTCCAACCCAATTCCACA ATGTGCACGATACTCGATGTTGGCATACACAACGCTGGGTCTGGAGCAGGCTGAAGGCTCTTTCCAGTCTCATTCTCTTATTATCCTGCAGAATG TGGAGACTTCATCATGGCTTCCCCTCTATGGAAACCTGTGCTGTCAGCTTGTGGCTCAACCTGACTGCATGACTCAAGATATGATGACAGGCTACCTGAGCCAACAG CAAAGCATTGAGGGATTGCAGCGCAGCTGTCGGCTGTACTGTGTGCTGAAGGCTGGACGGCTTTCGTGCTATTACTCACCTGAAGAGATTCAAGCTAAAATGGAGCCAAGCCTCATTATTCCCATAAACAAG GATTCTCGTATCCGGGTTGTAGGCAAGGATCATGAGAGGACTGGGTCTAGACTGTGCCTAATAAACCCAGGACATGGAGACTCTTCCAGTCATGTTTTCATTGCTGAAACTCCTGATGTCCTACAGGAGTGGCTGGATGCATTGTGGCAGCACATTTATGACCAGA GTCAGTGGCAACACGCATGCAACAAGCTCATGGAAATCGAAGTTTTGTCACCAAGGAAACCACCACTTTTTCTGACGAAGGAAGCCGATTCTGTTTATAAGGATTTGA GCATCGGCTCCCCTGGGAAATTCGAAAGCTTGACTGACATAATTCACAACAAGATTGAGGAAACTGATGGACGCTATCTCATTGGTCAGGGTGAGGAGAAAGAGCCTCCTCATTGGGCTGCACTGTTTGAAGGATCTCGACCAATGGTGGTACAAAAAGCAATTCTGTCACCAGGTAAAGAAAGTGACCAGTCAACTTTAAGTCCGACCACGAGCAGCAGCAAAAAGAGGAGAGCTCCTCCACCCCCTCCTGACAAATTACCATATGTTCAACCTGCCAGCATCTTATCCAATCAGGAAAAAGAGAACTGTAAAGGGGCGAGGCCTCGGGCAGGGAGACCATCGCTGGATGCTAAATTCTCTGCCATCATCCAGCAACTGCAAAAGAACCACACTTCCCATCGTAAAAACCCACCTCTGGGACAGATTGAGCCCTGTCAGCACCCTTATACACCAAAAAATGATGAGTTTGATAATCCTGAAAATTCCAGGAAAAATTCCATTCAGGACCCTCAGGCTCCGGTGCCGGCCCCCAGGAACAAACTGAGAATGTCATTCAGAGAAAAGAAAAACTCTAAAGCCTGGTAA
- the LOC141362536 gene encoding rhotekin-2-like isoform X2, giving the protein MNLLCIRQISKKLKDCDIQEKLDFEMRMRAGAYKLLVASTKKEQVLDASRSLLTCNARIKAYMSEAQRRKQHQDIRRSSNSPNQVPCKGKVAISGLRIPLFWKDSEHFNSKGNEQRVAVFCLMKIGSEIFDTEMVIADPSMTDICFEGVNIFSEAKPDFEITLELYSCGLEGEGAFVNTPKKLARKLRSSFGRSSGRKLCPLLDGGDPDTFLQSNPIPQCARYSMLAYTTLGLEQAEGSFQSHSLIILQNVETSSWLPLYGNLCCQLVAQPDCMTQDMMTGYLSQQQSIEGLQRSCRLYCVLKAGRLSCYYSPEEIQAKMEPSLIIPINKDSRIRVVGKDHERTGSRLCLINPGHGDSSSHVFIAETPDVLQEWLDALWQHIYDQSQWQHACNKLMEIEVLSPRKPPLFLTKEADSVYKDLSIGSPGKFESLTDIIHNKIEETDGRYLIGQGEEKEPPHWAALFEGSRPMVVQKAILSPGKESDQSTLSPTTSSSKKRRAPPPPPDKLPYVQPASILSNQEKENCKGARPRAGRPSLDAKFSAIIQQLQKNHTSHRKNPPLGQIEPCQHPYTPKNDEFDNPENSRKNSIQDPQAPVPAPRNKLRMSFREKKNSKAW; this is encoded by the exons ATGAATTTGTTGTGCATACGACAGATTTCTAAAAAACTAAAG GACTGTGATATTCAGGAGAAGTTGGATTTTGAGATGCGAATGAGAGCAGGGGCTTACAAACTTCTGGTTGCCAGTACTAAGAAAGAGCAGGTGTTGGATGCATCCAGGAGTCTGTTAACGTGTAATGCAAGAATTAAAGCCTACATGAGTGAAGCACAAAGGAGAAAACAGCACCAGGATATCAGAAG gtcTTCAAACTCTCCAAATCAAGTTCCTTGTAAAGGAAAGGTAGCCATATCTG GTCTGCGAATCCCATTGTTTTGGAAAGATTCTGAACATTTCAACAGCAAAGGAa ATGAACAGAGGGTGGCAGTCTTCTGCTTGATGAAAATTGGCTCTGAGATTTTTGACACAGAAATGGTGATTGCAGACCCATCAATGACTGATATTTGCTTTGAGGGTGTAAATATATT CTCTGAGGCTAAGCCAGACTTTGAAATAACATTGGAGCTGTATAGCTGTGGACTAGAAGGGGAGGGAGCCTTTGTGAACACTCCAAAAAAACTGGCCAGGAAGCTGCGCTCTTCATTTGGCAGATCTTCAGGAAGGAAACTCTGCCCCCTTCTGGATGGAGGAGACCCAGATACTTTCCTTCAGTCCAACCCAATTCCACA ATGTGCACGATACTCGATGTTGGCATACACAACGCTGGGTCTGGAGCAGGCTGAAGGCTCTTTCCAGTCTCATTCTCTTATTATCCTGCAGAATG TGGAGACTTCATCATGGCTTCCCCTCTATGGAAACCTGTGCTGTCAGCTTGTGGCTCAACCTGACTGCATGACTCAAGATATGATGACAGGCTACCTGAGCCAACAG CAAAGCATTGAGGGATTGCAGCGCAGCTGTCGGCTGTACTGTGTGCTGAAGGCTGGACGGCTTTCGTGCTATTACTCACCTGAAGAGATTCAAGCTAAAATGGAGCCAAGCCTCATTATTCCCATAAACAAG GATTCTCGTATCCGGGTTGTAGGCAAGGATCATGAGAGGACTGGGTCTAGACTGTGCCTAATAAACCCAGGACATGGAGACTCTTCCAGTCATGTTTTCATTGCTGAAACTCCTGATGTCCTACAGGAGTGGCTGGATGCATTGTGGCAGCACATTTATGACCAGA GTCAGTGGCAACACGCATGCAACAAGCTCATGGAAATCGAAGTTTTGTCACCAAGGAAACCACCACTTTTTCTGACGAAGGAAGCCGATTCTGTTTATAAGGATTTGA GCATCGGCTCCCCTGGGAAATTCGAAAGCTTGACTGACATAATTCACAACAAGATTGAGGAAACTGATGGACGCTATCTCATTGGTCAGGGTGAGGAGAAAGAGCCTCCTCATTGGGCTGCACTGTTTGAAGGATCTCGACCAATGGTGGTACAAAAAGCAATTCTGTCACCAGGTAAAGAAAGTGACCAGTCAACTTTAAGTCCGACCACGAGCAGCAGCAAAAAGAGGAGAGCTCCTCCACCCCCTCCTGACAAATTACCATATGTTCAACCTGCCAGCATCTTATCCAATCAGGAAAAAGAGAACTGTAAAGGGGCGAGGCCTCGGGCAGGGAGACCATCGCTGGATGCTAAATTCTCTGCCATCATCCAGCAACTGCAAAAGAACCACACTTCCCATCGTAAAAACCCACCTCTGGGACAGATTGAGCCCTGTCAGCACCCTTATACACCAAAAAATGATGAGTTTGATAATCCTGAAAATTCCAGGAAAAATTCCATTCAGGACCCTCAGGCTCCGGTGCCGGCCCCCAGGAACAAACTGAGAATGTCATTCAGAGAAAAGAAAAACTCTAAAGCCTGGTAA
- the LOC129418215 gene encoding protein ZNF365 isoform X1, whose translation MQQKVCTRNTALFVKNGEACGAGAPQQFPFRCPRCGEHERFQSLASLRAHLEYRHPFHTNHVISLLSTRGRSNTDLVESCKRSNCDKYKVCNAGTNTNSIGRDHKLICNTDPTPSHQLPGEQKLTSPERSLIVGEASAGVGPLSAPVVSVEKRLEGMIRTANSSMERRLLRLSSELAQTDTAILCERAHSHHLAQEKQEVLERERALSRQVDAAVMVIATLRQQLSISEHELERREQEVITIQKFLEAAAHHEMCGKVRLRRFIEGLLRRISLAERLLEYYQSAPHRHYCTAHPEPVFSDLGPQRLKHSRSSGDHLEQDEEQQLLGQSRWGLSKSSASGLGYDDWCQRRRSDGYEV comes from the exons ATGCAGCAGAAAGTGTGCACACGCAACACAGCACTGTTTGTGAAGAACGGTGAGGCGTGTGGAGCCGGGGCTCCTCAGCAGTTCCCTTTCCGCTGCCCTCGATGTGGAGAACACGAACGATTTCAGAGCCTGGCTTCTCTCAGGGCTCATCTGGAGTACAGACACCCGTTCCACACTAATCACGTCATCAGCCTCCTATCCACAAGGGGGCGCTCAAACACAGACCTAGTGGAAAGTTGCAAACGCTCAAATTGTGACAAGTATAAAGTCTGTAATGCTGGGACAAATACTAACTCAATTGGAAGAGATCACAAACTCATATGTAACACTGATCCAACTCCATCCCATCAATTACCTGGAGAGCAGAAGCTGACATCTCCAGAGAGGAGCCTCATAGTTGGGGAGGCATCGGCTGGAGTCGGGCCCCTCTCGGCTCCGGTGGTGTCAGTTGAGAAAAGACTGGAGGGGATGATAAGGACCGCCAACAGCAGTATGGAGAGGCGTCTACTACGGCTTAGCTCAGAGCTGGCTCAGACAGACACCGCCATACTGTGTGAGCGTGCTCACTCGCATCATCTGGCCCAGGAGAAGCAGGAAGTTCTGGAGCGAGAGCGGGCGCTGAGCAGACAGGTGGATGCTGCGGTCATGGTGATTGCCACCCTGCGGCAACAGCTTAGCATCTCAGAGCATGAACTGGAGAGGAGAGAACA GGAGGTTATTACCATCCAGAAGTTTCTGGAAGCAGCGGCGCACCATGAGATGTGTGGGAAAGTTCGATTGCGACGGTTCATTGAAGGTCTTCTGCGACGGATTTCTCTTGCCGAGAGACTACTGGAATATTATCAGAGCGCACCGCACAGGCATTATTGTACTGCTCACCCT GAGCCCGTTTTTTCTGATCTAGGTCCACAGAGATTAAAACACAGCAg ATCTTCAGGAGACCATTTAGAGCAGGATGAAGAGCAGCAGCTACTTGGTCAGTCTAGATGGGGACTGTCTAAATCTTCCGCCAGTGGACTAGGTTACGACGACTGGTGCCAGAGAAGAAGGTCAGATGGGTATGAGGTTTAG
- the LOC129418215 gene encoding protein ZNF365 isoform X2, which translates to MQQKVCTRNTALFVKNGEACGAGAPQQFPFRCPRCGEHERFQSLASLRAHLEYRHPFHTNHVISLLSTRGRSNTDLVESCKRSNCDKYKVCNAGTNTNSIGRDHKLICNTDPTPSHQLPGEQKLTSPERSLIVGEASAGVGPLSAPVVSVEKRLEGMIRTANSSMERRLLRLSSELAQTDTAILCERAHSHHLAQEKQEVLERERALSRQVDAAVMVIATLRQQLSISEHELERREQEVITIQKFLEAAAHHEMCGKVRLRRFIEGLLRRISLAERLLEYYQSAPHRHYCTAHPEPVFSDLGPQRLKHSRSSGDHLEQDEEQQLLGQSRWGLSKSSASGLGYDDWCQRRRDQ; encoded by the exons ATGCAGCAGAAAGTGTGCACACGCAACACAGCACTGTTTGTGAAGAACGGTGAGGCGTGTGGAGCCGGGGCTCCTCAGCAGTTCCCTTTCCGCTGCCCTCGATGTGGAGAACACGAACGATTTCAGAGCCTGGCTTCTCTCAGGGCTCATCTGGAGTACAGACACCCGTTCCACACTAATCACGTCATCAGCCTCCTATCCACAAGGGGGCGCTCAAACACAGACCTAGTGGAAAGTTGCAAACGCTCAAATTGTGACAAGTATAAAGTCTGTAATGCTGGGACAAATACTAACTCAATTGGAAGAGATCACAAACTCATATGTAACACTGATCCAACTCCATCCCATCAATTACCTGGAGAGCAGAAGCTGACATCTCCAGAGAGGAGCCTCATAGTTGGGGAGGCATCGGCTGGAGTCGGGCCCCTCTCGGCTCCGGTGGTGTCAGTTGAGAAAAGACTGGAGGGGATGATAAGGACCGCCAACAGCAGTATGGAGAGGCGTCTACTACGGCTTAGCTCAGAGCTGGCTCAGACAGACACCGCCATACTGTGTGAGCGTGCTCACTCGCATCATCTGGCCCAGGAGAAGCAGGAAGTTCTGGAGCGAGAGCGGGCGCTGAGCAGACAGGTGGATGCTGCGGTCATGGTGATTGCCACCCTGCGGCAACAGCTTAGCATCTCAGAGCATGAACTGGAGAGGAGAGAACA GGAGGTTATTACCATCCAGAAGTTTCTGGAAGCAGCGGCGCACCATGAGATGTGTGGGAAAGTTCGATTGCGACGGTTCATTGAAGGTCTTCTGCGACGGATTTCTCTTGCCGAGAGACTACTGGAATATTATCAGAGCGCACCGCACAGGCATTATTGTACTGCTCACCCT GAGCCCGTTTTTTCTGATCTAGGTCCACAGAGATTAAAACACAGCAg ATCTTCAGGAGACCATTTAGAGCAGGATGAAGAGCAGCAGCTACTTGGTCAGTCTAGATGGGGACTGTCTAAATCTTCCGCCAGTGGACTAGGTTACGACGACTGGTGCCAGAGAAGAAG
- the LOC141362544 gene encoding 2-aminoethanethiol dioxygenase-like, which produces MMPRDNMTSTVQKIARQALTTFRNPSVLGEHNKKFLENQSKLKSLMAEVRAADLRIVPRSIESAPSTSRVAPPVTYMHVYETDSFSMGVFLLKTGASIPLHDHPGMYGMLKVIYGKVRISCFDRLDKPRDGDSGVQFNPPLMPLQRSSLRPTVLKSVGEYTEESAPCVLSPQTDNIHQIDAVDGPTAFIDILAPPYDPDDGRDCHYYKILHAHSEAADKNNQAQEQGDLWLMEIPQPSEFWCGGEPYPGPKVSL; this is translated from the coding sequence ATGATGCCACGAGACAACATGACTTCCACTGTCCAGAAAATCGCCAGACAGGCGCTGACGACCTTCCGCAACCCATCCGTATTGGGAGAGCACAATAAAAAGTTTTTGGAAAATCAGAGCAAGCTAAAAAGCCTCATGGCGGAGGTAAGAGCGGCTGATTTGAGGATCGTTCCACGCAGCATCGAAAGCGCCCCGAGTACCTCGCGCGTCGCGCCTCCAGTCACGTACATGCACGTCTACGAGACCGACTCGTTCAGCATGGGcgtgtttttgttaaaaacaggCGCTTCTATACCTCTGCACGACCATCCAGGAATGTATGGCATGCTTAAAGTGATCTACGGAAAGGTCCGAATTAGCTGTTTCGACAGGTTGGATAAACCCAGAGACGGTGACAGTGGTGTGCAGTTCAACCCTCCGTTAATGCCCTTACAGAGAAGCTCCCTGCGACCCACAGTGCTGAAATCAGTAGGGGAATACACGGAAGAAAGCGCCCCGTGTGTGCTGTCACCTCAGACGGACAATATCCATCAAATAGACGCTGTGGACGGACCAACCGCATTCATTGACATATTGGCACCGCCGTATGACCCAGATGATGGGAGAGACTGCCACTACTATAAAATCTTACATGCCCATTCTGAAGCTGCTGATAAAAACAACCAAGCACAGGAACAGGGTGACTTATGGCTTATGGAAATACCACAGCCTAGTGAATTCTGGTGTGGTGGTGAACCTTACCCAGGGCCTAAAGTGTCCCTCTGA
- the LOC129418214 gene encoding early growth response protein 2b → MTATANTGDKITTSLNDFMRSLPLNVYGLDEVPTSLSTGFSDVQGVCEPFSEASGGGLSTDSFGVEKQSLDLAESSRFSPHSAPVAYTGKISIDAHGSWNQEGIINFVSAGVQDRPSSSGSFSTSSPVPTDLTSGCSKTSQTLANMEHMYTSPPPYTCSADGYQDPSAYLSTSACPLTYATPSYSTPKSTIDGSHGTLFSIIPEYGGFYQASNSQRDMAMFQDIKPFSCSLESIRVPPPLTPLNTIRNFTLACPVDGSRPPIDANPQNIPLRPIMRPRKYPNRPCKTPVHERPYPCPAEGCDRRFSRSDELTRHVRIHTGHKPFQCRICMRSFSRSDHLTTHIRTHTGEKPFSCDFCGRKFARSDERRRHTKIHQRQKDKKGSNPPHNSNADGTAM, encoded by the exons ATGACAGCAACAGCTAACACTGGGGATAAAATCACGACGTCGCTGAATGATTTCATGCGCTCTCTGCCATTAAACGTCTATGGTCTGGATGAGGTCCCCACATCACTGTCTACAGGTTTCTCTGATGTACAGGGGGTCTGTGAACCGTTTAGTGAAGCGTCCGGAG GTGGCTTGAGCACCGACAGTTTCGGCGTTGAGAAACAGAGCCTTGACCTTGCAGAGTCAAGCAGGTTCTCCCCGCACAGCGCGCCTGTCGCCTACACAGGAAAAATTTCCATCGACGCGCACGGAAGTTGGAATCAAGAGGGAATAATCAACTTTGTCAGTGCAGGAGTGCAAGACAGACCATCTTCCTCCGGATCATTCTCCACGAGCTCTCCTGTTCCAACAGACCTTACGTCAGGCTGCTCCAAAACAAGCCAAACCCTTGCCAACATGGAGCACATGTACACATCTCCACCCCCTTACACCTGTAGCGCCGATGGGTACCAAGACCCTTCGGCCTATCTGTCGACCAGCGCGTGCCCCTTAACATACGCCACCCCGTCCTACTCGACTCCAAAGTCAACTATAGATGGGAGTCACGGGACGCTGTTTTCTATCATTCCCGAATATGGGGGGTTTTATCAAGCCAGTAACAGTCAAAGGGACATGGCTATGTTTCAGGACATCAAGCCATTTTCATGCTCTTTGGAATCTATTCGAGTCCCCCCACCTCTGACTCCATTGAACACAATAAGAAATTTTACACTGGCGTGTCCGGTAGACGGGTCAAGGCCACCGATAGACGCCAATCCCCAGAACATCCCACTCAGGCCGATAATGCGGCCGCGGAAATACCCAAACCGACCGTGCAAAACCCCCGTCCACGAGCGCCCGTATCCCTGTCCGGCTGAGGGATGCGACCGGAGATTCTCTCGCTCGGATGAGCTCACGCGACACGTCCGCATCCACACCGGACACAAACCGTTTCAGTGCCGCATCTGCATGCGCAGCTTCAGTCGGAGCGACCACCTCACGACTCACATCCGCACGCACACGGGCGAAAAGCCCTTCTCCTGTGATTTCTGCGGGAGGAAGTTCGCGAGGAGCGACGAACGGAGGCGGCACACAAAAATCCATCAGAGACAGAAAGATAAGAAGGGGTCGAATCCCCCACACAACTCAAATGCGGATGGGACGGCGATGTGA